The DNA region GGACCGGCGCACAAGCTGCCGCGGCTCGGTGCGTCGAAAGTGATGCTGCATTCCAAGGTCAGCGAGCCTGCCAAGCTTGCCGCGCTGCGGACGCTGGCGGCGACGTTCCGCAGCATCGCCGCGGCGCCATAGCGCAAGCTCACATCGAGTGCGCGGCTGCTGCGAGCTCGCGCATCACAAATCGATAGGTCAGACCGGCGACCAATCCGGCCACAATGAACAGGCTGACGACGCCAGATGTCCATATCACCGGAGACGGCACCAGCACGGTGATGCTCAACGCGCCGATCGCCGCACCGGCCAAGGCGAAGAAAGCCGCCGAGCGTATCTGGAATTCCTCGCTCAGCCAGATCGCGACGGCTGCAGGAAGGGCGGTCAGCAAACACGTCAGAACGAAGATCAGGGCGGAGGCCAGTGCACCCCCGACGATGCCGCCCAGCAACCGCATGACATCGCCACCGGAAGTGAACATCAGCAAGGTCTGACCAACGGAGGAGATCGCGGCCGTTGCGGCGCCACAGCCCGCAAGCCAGCTTCCAAATGCGCGGGAACAGGTGCTGGACATCTCATCCTCCCTACAAGATTGCCTCGAATGCGCTGCGCAGGGTTTCGTGCCGGAACACAAAACCGTTGCTCAGCGCCTTGTTCGGCAGCACACGCTGGCCGCCGAGCAGCAGCTCGTTGGCAAAATCGCCGCCGACCGCGCGCAGCAGCGTGGCGGGCACGCGAACGATCGCGGGCCGGTGCAGTCGGCGCCCCAATTCCTCGGTGAACTTGGTGTTGGTGACCGGGATCGGCGCGGTCGCGTTGATCGGGCCTGCGAGCTCCCGCCTGGCGATCACATGCGCGATCAGGCGCACGAGGTCATCGCGCTCGATCCATGACATCCACTGCTTGCCGGAGCCGAGCGGCCCGCCGAGGCCGAACTCGAACGGCGTCAGCATCCGCGTGATGAAGCCGCCATCGGTGCCGACCACGAGACCGATCCGCAAATAAGCAATGCGCACGCCGTGATCGGCAGCGGGGCGCGCCGCATTCTCCCAGGCCTCGCACAGCTCATGGCTGAAGCAGGCATGGGATTTTGCCGACTCCGTCAGCACCTGGTCCTGCCAGAGCCCGTACCAGCCGATCGCGGAGCCGTTGACCAGCACCGACGGCTTGCGCTCCAGCCGTGCGATCAGCCTGACCACCTCGGCCGTCATGTCGAGCCGCGAGGCCACGATCTTGCGGCGTTTGGCTTCGGTCCACAGGCCGTTGCCGATCGGCTCGCCCGCGAGGTTGACGATCGCGTCGATCTTCGCGTCGGCCGGCAACTGGTCGAGGCTGGTGATCAACGTGACCGGCGGTGGCAGCATGTCGGCCTTCGCCGGGTTGCGGACCAGCGCGATCACCTGATGGTCTGATGCCGTGAGGCCTGCGATCAGGCGGCTGCCGATGAAGCCGGTCGCGCCGGTGACGAGCACGGTCTGCCGCGGCGGCAGCTTCTCGACCAGGCTTGCTGCCGGCACGCCGGTCATCCGCCCGAGCCGCCTCGCCGCGGCAAAGTCGCGCACGCCGAACAGCGCGGCACCGAATGCCGCCGCGGTTGCGAACATGCTGAGGAAGCCCGCAGAGGCCGGCACGATGCCCGTCCGCAGCATCGCCCAGTCGATCAGGGCCGGCACCAGCAGAACGAGGATCGCACCATAGTTGATCGCGAGCAGGGTGTGGTTGATGCGCTCGCTCGGCGGCAGCTTGCGGCTCAGATCCTCCTCGACGAAGTCCATCAGCGTGATGACGACCTCGACGACCAGCACGACCATGACGGCGATCGCGAAGATGCCGTGCACCTCGAGCCAGCCGAGCACGAGGAACAGCAGCGCATAGAGCATGTTGCGCACGCTGTGCAGCTTGAGCTCATGGCGCTGCGAGGGACGCCAGGCCAGCCGCTCGGTGAATTCATGGTGATAGAAGGTATCGAACGCGCCCATCGCGATCTGTATCGTGATCAGCGTCCACAGCAGCGGCGTCATGACGAGGCCTCCCTGAACACGGCCGACTGACGGATCAGCCGGCCCAAACGCGGGTGGATGAGCTCGAGCGTGAAGCGGAAATCGCCACAGCCGAGGTCGGAATGGGTAACCGTAAGATCGCCGGGGGTGAGCCAATCGGGCAGATGCAGCCGCAGCGGGCCGAACTGCAGCGCGTAGCCGACGCTGTGAAACACCAGCGCCTCCTGCTCGACCGCGATGCGCAGCGCCATGCTGACGCCGCAGCCGACATACTCTTCCAATCCGGTCGGGCCGGCAAAGCGCTTGGCGGAATGGATCACCTGCGGAAAGCCGTCGCGGCGCGCGCAGATGCGGGTCCAGATCTGGCCGCCGCTCGCGGCGTCCTCGGTCACGGTGACGATCATCGGCACGCCCGTCTCGCTGGCGGTCGGGAACGGGCCGCCGATCAGCCGCGCGGCCTGCGCCAGCCACCAGCCGGCGCGGCTCGACCAGGCCTCGTCGACCTCGCCGACATAGACGACGGTGCTGCCCGCCTCGAAGCGTTTTGAAAACCGCCGCCAGATCGCGACCGGCAGGCGGCCCCAATCCTCGTCAGAGAGCAATGCGCGGAAACGATGATCGTCGAGCAGTTTTGTGTCGGAAGCCGGCGCTGTCTTGAGATTTTGTCTTCTCGCGGACGCCATCGCACACTCCCGTACTGTCGCCCTCTATTTGGCTCTGCCTGTGGGCAGGAAACTCACGATCTTCTCGCCGAGCCTGATCAGCGCCACCAGGCGCGGCCGCGGCACGTTCAGCATCTGCGCGTACCAGCGGTCGACCAGCTCGGTGAAGGTCAGCATCTCCTTCAGCCGCTTGCTGGCGACCGGGCTCATGGCCGGATCATCGGCGGCATCGGAGACGCAGGCACGCAGCGCCGCGAGCGCCGGATCGATCTCGCGCTCCTTGCGGCCGGCCGCGATCTTCGCCGCGACCTCCCAGATGTCGGTC from Bradyrhizobium genosp. L includes:
- a CDS encoding TIGR01777 family oxidoreductase, producing the protein MTPLLWTLITIQIAMGAFDTFYHHEFTERLAWRPSQRHELKLHSVRNMLYALLFLVLGWLEVHGIFAIAVMVVLVVEVVITLMDFVEEDLSRKLPPSERINHTLLAINYGAILVLLVPALIDWAMLRTGIVPASAGFLSMFATAAAFGAALFGVRDFAAARRLGRMTGVPAASLVEKLPPRQTVLVTGATGFIGSRLIAGLTASDHQVIALVRNPAKADMLPPPVTLITSLDQLPADAKIDAIVNLAGEPIGNGLWTEAKRRKIVASRLDMTAEVVRLIARLERKPSVLVNGSAIGWYGLWQDQVLTESAKSHACFSHELCEAWENAARPAADHGVRIAYLRIGLVVGTDGGFITRMLTPFEFGLGGPLGSGKQWMSWIERDDLVRLIAHVIARRELAGPINATAPIPVTNTKFTEELGRRLHRPAIVRVPATLLRAVGGDFANELLLGGQRVLPNKALSNGFVFRHETLRSAFEAIL
- a CDS encoding DUF4166 domain-containing protein, whose protein sequence is MASARRQNLKTAPASDTKLLDDHRFRALLSDEDWGRLPVAIWRRFSKRFEAGSTVVYVGEVDEAWSSRAGWWLAQAARLIGGPFPTASETGVPMIVTVTEDAASGGQIWTRICARRDGFPQVIHSAKRFAGPTGLEEYVGCGVSMALRIAVEQEALVFHSVGYALQFGPLRLHLPDWLTPGDLTVTHSDLGCGDFRFTLELIHPRLGRLIRQSAVFREASS
- a CDS encoding GbsR/MarR family transcriptional regulator produces the protein MTEITAKKKLPAAVERFILHWGDMGDQWGVNRSVSQIHGLLYLAEAPMTAEDIADTLGMARSNVSNSIKELLSWGLIRRVPILGDRRDHFEAETDIWEVAAKIAAGRKEREIDPALAALRACVSDAADDPAMSPVASKRLKEMLTFTELVDRWYAQMLNVPRPRLVALIRLGEKIVSFLPTGRAK